Proteins encoded within one genomic window of Mycolicibacterium monacense:
- a CDS encoding septum formation family protein, whose amino-acid sequence MSMPPGPPPPPPGQPPYGQQPYGQPAYGQPAYGQPYFPPPPPQPYAEMRPAGPPPPPKKSKLWLILGLVALTVVVIAIAVVLFVVLVVREGTVTATQVKLGDCLSEIPDGSEVRTLKTVDCAEPHAGEVFAVLQMPDGDFPGQDAMVEYANRCAPELASYSPSAVTDDTVRLFVLFPTDETWSDGDRAVTCVATLNPPRAGSLKG is encoded by the coding sequence ATGAGCATGCCGCCGGGCCCGCCACCCCCACCCCCCGGCCAGCCCCCGTACGGCCAGCAGCCCTACGGTCAGCCGGCCTACGGCCAGCCCGCCTACGGACAGCCGTACTTCCCACCGCCCCCGCCGCAGCCCTACGCCGAGATGCGGCCGGCCGGACCGCCGCCCCCGCCCAAGAAGAGCAAGCTCTGGCTGATCCTGGGCCTGGTGGCGCTGACCGTCGTCGTGATCGCCATCGCCGTGGTGCTCTTCGTGGTCCTGGTGGTGCGCGAGGGCACGGTGACAGCAACACAGGTGAAGTTGGGCGACTGCCTCTCCGAGATCCCGGACGGCAGTGAGGTCAGGACGCTCAAGACCGTCGACTGCGCCGAACCGCACGCCGGCGAGGTGTTCGCGGTGCTCCAGATGCCCGACGGTGACTTCCCCGGACAGGACGCGATGGTCGAGTACGCCAACCGGTGCGCACCCGAACTGGCGAGCTATTCACCGTCCGCGGTCACCGACGACACCGTGCGACTGTTCGTCCTCTTCCCCACCGACGAGACCTGGTCCGACGGCGACCGGGCGGTGACCTGCGTCGCAACCCTGAACCCGCCGCGCGCGGGTTCACTGAAGGGCTGA
- a CDS encoding alpha/beta hydrolase family protein gives MNLDDIAGVAHEPAGTPRGVVLLTHGAGGNRDAPLLVRFCDEWAGRGWLAVRYNLPYRRRRPKGPPSGSATADRAGVADAVAAARELTDGPVIAGGHSYGGRMTSMAVADDGVALDVMTLSSYPLHPPGKPDRARTEHLPRIGVPTVFVHGTADPFGSIDELTAAAALVAGPTELVEITGARHDLGSKALDVPKLAVDAALRLLATG, from the coding sequence ATGAACCTCGATGACATCGCCGGCGTCGCCCACGAACCGGCGGGCACACCGCGCGGGGTGGTGCTGCTGACCCATGGCGCCGGGGGTAACCGGGACGCGCCGCTGCTGGTCAGGTTCTGCGACGAGTGGGCCGGGCGGGGTTGGCTGGCCGTGCGCTACAACCTGCCCTACCGCAGGCGCAGACCCAAGGGCCCGCCCTCGGGGTCGGCCACCGCCGACCGGGCGGGGGTGGCCGACGCGGTCGCCGCCGCCCGCGAACTCACCGACGGGCCGGTGATCGCCGGCGGACACTCCTACGGTGGCCGGATGACGTCGATGGCGGTCGCCGACGACGGGGTGGCCCTCGACGTGATGACGCTGTCCTCGTACCCGTTGCATCCGCCCGGCAAGCCCGACCGGGCCCGCACCGAACACCTGCCCCGCATCGGTGTGCCGACGGTGTTCGTGCACGGCACCGCGGATCCGTTCGGGAGCATCGACGAGCTCACCGCGGCGGCGGCGCTCGTCGCCGGGCCGACCGAACTCGTCGAGATCACCGGCGCGCGTCACGATCTGGGGTCCAAGGCGCTCGACGTGCCGAAACTGGCGGTCGACGCGGCGCTGCGACTGCTGGCCACCGGTTAG
- a CDS encoding flavin-containing monooxygenase, whose translation MTSEQYDAVIVGAGFAGIGAAIQLKRMGYANFVILDREDDLGGTWYVNHYPGLAVDVPTTTYSYFFEPNPKWSRLFSTGAEIKQYADEVADKYDVRRHIRFNTAVEGARWDEEAKLWRVALDGGETLSTRYLITATGFLSQPRTPDIPGITSFEGKVIHTTDWDDSFDPSGRRIAIIGTGATAVQLIPELARNAADLTVYQRTPIWVAPKVDIRFSERTKRLFARVPLLQRTVRLITDTIYEAMINIGVVHYKVPLFRRLNMSAMDLCKINQFVAIRDKELRRKLTPDYDIGCKRPTFSNSYFRTFTKPHVHLQADGIDHVEADGIVNADGTKTVIDTLVLATGFDLWEANFPAIEIIGRGGRNLGKWWRETRFQAYQGVSMPYFPNYLSLASPYAFLGLNFFNTMEYQMRLMDRLFSEVHRRGATTFEVTEEANTRYLDRMTEALGSSLWTLGNCASSRSYYFNPSGEPSLLRPMSTRDAIKEASEFPLSDYQIA comes from the coding sequence ATGACTTCGGAGCAGTACGACGCGGTCATCGTGGGCGCCGGATTCGCCGGAATCGGTGCCGCGATTCAGCTCAAGCGAATGGGCTACGCGAACTTCGTCATCCTCGACCGCGAGGACGACCTCGGCGGCACCTGGTACGTCAACCACTACCCGGGCCTGGCCGTCGACGTCCCCACCACCACCTACAGCTATTTCTTCGAGCCCAACCCGAAGTGGTCGCGGCTGTTCTCCACCGGTGCGGAGATCAAGCAGTACGCCGACGAGGTGGCCGACAAGTACGACGTCCGTCGCCACATCCGCTTCAACACGGCCGTCGAGGGCGCCCGCTGGGACGAAGAGGCGAAGCTCTGGCGCGTGGCGCTCGACGGCGGGGAGACGCTGAGCACCCGCTATCTCATCACCGCGACGGGGTTCCTCTCGCAACCGCGGACCCCCGACATTCCCGGCATCACCTCGTTCGAGGGCAAGGTCATCCACACCACCGACTGGGACGACAGCTTCGACCCGTCGGGCCGGCGGATCGCGATCATCGGCACCGGCGCCACCGCCGTTCAGCTGATCCCCGAACTGGCCAGGAACGCCGCCGACCTCACCGTCTACCAGCGCACCCCGATCTGGGTGGCGCCCAAGGTCGACATCCGGTTCTCCGAGCGCACCAAACGGCTGTTCGCGCGGGTTCCGCTGCTCCAGCGCACCGTGCGGCTGATCACCGACACGATCTACGAGGCGATGATCAACATCGGTGTCGTGCACTACAAGGTGCCGCTGTTCCGGCGCCTCAACATGTCGGCGATGGATCTGTGCAAGATCAACCAGTTCGTGGCGATCCGCGACAAAGAGCTGCGGCGCAAGCTCACCCCCGACTACGACATCGGCTGCAAGCGACCGACGTTCTCCAACAGCTACTTCCGCACGTTCACCAAACCGCACGTCCACCTGCAGGCCGACGGGATCGACCATGTCGAAGCCGACGGCATCGTCAACGCCGACGGCACCAAGACCGTCATCGACACGCTGGTGCTGGCCACCGGATTCGACCTGTGGGAGGCCAACTTCCCGGCGATCGAGATCATCGGCCGCGGTGGCCGCAACCTCGGGAAGTGGTGGCGCGAAACGCGTTTCCAGGCGTACCAGGGTGTGTCGATGCCGTATTTCCCGAACTACCTCAGCCTGGCCAGCCCGTACGCATTCCTGGGTCTGAACTTCTTCAACACCATGGAGTACCAGATGCGGCTGATGGACCGGCTTTTCAGCGAGGTGCACCGGCGCGGCGCCACGACGTTCGAGGTGACCGAGGAGGCCAACACCCGTTACCTCGATCGGATGACGGAAGCGCTCGGCAGTTCCCTGTGGACGCTCGGCAACTGCGCCTCGTCGCGGTCCTACTATTTCAACCCGAGCGGCGAACCGTCGCTGCTGCGCCCGATGTCGACGCGCGACGCCATCAAAGAGGCGTCCGAGTTCCCGCTCAGTGATTACCAGATTGCCTGA
- a CDS encoding TetR/AcrR family transcriptional regulator, with protein sequence MAPTPPGRGDGVRRRPKDRKAQIARASAEAFSSLGYHGVSMDAIASRVGISAAALYRHYTGKYELFRDAVLALGQQLVDATAFVDGEISDDGFGAHITEDPERTLVHLATAVCDAALANRESGGLYRWEARFLRGDDQATLDSQIRTVHRRFQQPLRMLRPELDSRQRWTLSTAMISVLGSIVDHRAKLPAGQIRPLLAELVVALVPAEFPDLPDDPEPPAPTAAAHRSKYEALLMESMRLFNLKGYRDTSMEDIAAATGMPASGIYRYFSGKSDILAGAFRRSADRWSAEMSAILDTTADREEALAKLIDGHVARSFSEPELDYVYYTERLNMSPADQQILRNLQRSTVETWADLVVTLRPEWTAGQARFAVYAALAVTTDLGRLVHYRNSPYTRALVAGLMDLTLLGRYRLRTVLPAK encoded by the coding sequence ATGGCGCCCACCCCGCCCGGCCGCGGTGACGGTGTTCGGCGCCGTCCCAAAGACCGCAAAGCCCAGATCGCCCGGGCGTCGGCCGAAGCGTTCAGCTCACTGGGCTATCACGGGGTGAGCATGGACGCCATCGCCTCACGCGTCGGCATCTCGGCGGCCGCGCTGTACCGGCACTACACCGGCAAGTACGAGTTGTTCCGCGACGCGGTCCTGGCGCTCGGGCAGCAGCTGGTCGACGCCACCGCCTTCGTCGACGGGGAGATAAGCGACGACGGGTTCGGCGCCCACATCACCGAAGACCCCGAGCGGACCCTGGTCCACCTGGCGACCGCGGTGTGTGACGCGGCGCTGGCCAATCGCGAATCCGGCGGGCTGTACCGCTGGGAGGCGCGTTTCCTGCGCGGTGACGATCAGGCCACCCTGGACTCGCAGATCCGCACCGTGCACCGCCGCTTCCAGCAACCGCTGCGCATGCTGCGCCCGGAACTCGACTCCCGGCAGCGGTGGACGTTGTCGACGGCGATGATCAGTGTGCTCGGCAGCATCGTGGACCACCGGGCCAAGCTGCCCGCCGGTCAGATCCGCCCACTGCTCGCCGAACTCGTCGTCGCGCTCGTGCCCGCCGAGTTTCCCGACCTGCCCGACGATCCCGAACCCCCGGCACCCACCGCCGCCGCGCACCGGTCGAAATACGAAGCGCTGCTGATGGAATCGATGCGGCTGTTCAACCTGAAGGGCTATCGCGACACCTCGATGGAGGACATCGCGGCGGCCACGGGCATGCCGGCCTCGGGCATCTACCGGTACTTCTCCGGCAAGAGCGACATCCTGGCCGGGGCGTTCCGCCGGTCGGCCGATCGTTGGTCGGCGGAGATGTCGGCCATCCTCGACACCACCGCCGACCGCGAAGAGGCGCTGGCCAAGCTGATCGACGGACACGTGGCCAGGTCGTTCAGCGAGCCCGAACTGGACTACGTGTACTACACCGAACGCCTGAACATGTCACCGGCCGATCAGCAGATCCTGCGCAACCTGCAGCGCTCGACGGTCGAGACCTGGGCCGACCTGGTGGTGACGTTGCGACCGGAATGGACTGCGGGACAAGCCCGTTTCGCTGTCTACGCGGCGTTGGCGGTCACGACCGACCTGGGCAGGCTGGTCCACTACCGCAACTCGCCCTACACGCGCGCGCTCGTTGCGGGGTTGATGGACCTGACCCTGCTCGGCCGCTACCGCTTGCGAACGGTGTTGCCCGCCAAGTAG